Proteins encoded by one window of Arachis hypogaea cultivar Tifrunner chromosome 1, arahy.Tifrunner.gnm2.J5K5, whole genome shotgun sequence:
- the LOC112792156 gene encoding non-specific phospholipase C1 gives MNLRRSPFPLPTLLLLFLLLSPISATTTANLHRKKTHTINGPIKTVVVLVMENRSFDHVLGWLKKTRPDIDGLTGTESNRITANDLSSPSIPVTDDAIFIDSDPGHSFQAIREQIFGSNDTSANPAPMNGFAQQAENQLKGMSRTVMSGFKPERLPIYTELANEFGVFDKWFASVPASTQPNRFYVHSATSHGAMSNVRKDLIEGFPQRTIFDSLNDNGLTFGIYYQNIPATLFFKSLRKIKNVVNFHSYALKFKSHAKKGKLPNYVVVEQRYFDVKLSPANDDHPSHDVAEGQRFVKEVYEILRKSPQWKEMAILITYDEHGGFYDHVPTPVEGVPNPDGIIGPDPYYFRFNRLGVRVPTFLISPWIEKGTVIHEPDGPTPTSQYEHSSVPATVKKLFNLNSNFLTKRDAWAGTFEKYFNIRDTYRDDCPETLADVSSDLRPFGAREDTSLSEFQVELIQLASQLNGDHVLNSYPNIGKTMTVREANKYAEDAVKRFLEAGKAALKAGANESAIVTMRPSLTSRVPVEAHHGGLESY, from the exons ATGAATCTCCGGCGATCCCCTTTCCCCCTCCCCACcctcctccttctcttcctcctcctgtCTCCCATCTCAGCCACCACCACCGCCAACCTCCACCGCAAAAAAACCCACACAATCAACGGCCCAATCAAGACCGTGGTGGTCCTCGTCATGGAGAACCGCTCCTTCGACCACGTCCTCGGGTGGCTCAAGAAGACCCGACCCGATATCGACGGTCTAACTGGAACCGAATCGAACCGCATAACCGCCAACGACCTCTCCTCACCTTCAATTCCCGTCACCGACGACGCAATCTTCATCGATTCGGATCCTGGTCACTCCTTCCAAGCGATTCGTGAACAAATCTTCGGCTCAAATGACACGTCAGCAAACCCCGCACCAATGAACGGTTTCGCGCAACAAGCAGAGAACCAGCTCAAAGGAATGTCGAGAACCGTTATGAGCGGGTTCAAGCCGGAGCGGCTTCCGATTTACACTGAGTTGGCGAACGAGTTCGGCGTTTTCGACAAGTGGTTTGCGTCGGTTCCCGCGTCGACTCAGCCGAATCGGTTCTACGTTCACTCTGCAACCTCGCACGGTGCCATGAGCAAT GTGAGGAAGGACCTTATTGAAGGGTTCCCGCAGAGGACAATCTTCGATTCGCTGAACGATAACGGACTCACGTTTGGAATTTACTACCAGAATATTCCCGCCACTCTGTTCTTCAAGTCGCTCAGGAAGATCAAGAACGTTGTCAATTTCCATAGCTACGCCTTGAAATTCAA GTCCCATGCtaagaaggggaagcttccaaatTATGTGGTGGTGGAGCAGAGGTACTTTGACGTTAAGCTTTCCCCAGCAAACGATGACCACCCTTCGCATGATGTGGCAGAGGGACAGAGGTTCGTGAAGGAGGTGTATGAGATCCTCAGGAAGAGCCCTCAGTGGAAGGAGATGGCAATTCTGATCACATATGATGAGCATGGAGGGTTCTATGACCATGTGCCTACCCCTGTGGAAGGTGTCCCTAACCCTGATGGGATCATTGGGCCTGACCCTTATTACTTCCGCTTTAATAGGTTGGGTGTCAGGGTCCCTACCTTCTTAATTTCCCCTTGGATTGAAAAGGGTACAG TGATTCATGAACCTGATGGGCCAACACCAACATCTCAATATGAACATTCATCTGTTCCTGCCACAGTAAAGAAGCTTTTCAATTTGAACtccaattttttaacaaaaagagATGCCTGGGCTGGTACCTTTGAAAAATACTTCAACATTCGAGATACTTATCGTGATGATTGTCCAG AGACACTTGCGGATGTGAGTAGTGATCTAAGGCCATTCGGAGCAAGGGAAGACACAAGTCTCTCAGAGTTCCAAGTGGAACTGATCCAGCTTGCATCTCAGCTCAATGGTGACCATGTACTCAACTCTTATCCAAACATTGGCAAGACTATGACAGTGAGAGAAGCTAACAAGTATGCAGAAGATGCAGTGAAGAGGTTCCTTGAGGCTGGAAAAGCTGCTCTCAAAGCTGGAGCTAATGAATCAGCCATTGTCACAATGAGGCCTTCACTCACTAGCAGAGTTCCTGTGGAAGCTCACCACGGTGGTTTGGAATCTTACTGA